One window of the Alicyclobacillus dauci genome contains the following:
- a CDS encoding CHRD domain-containing protein, whose product MTSKTLATVASVITVATFGLAGCGTSNSTSNTVGNITTNGSSVTQNSTSTSTSNAAKTGTKSVAKTAATSAIATLDSTKGNKVKGTATLSLNPKTHQLTVIVTASGLAPNSVHPEHIHSGTTTKTGPIVYALGDLTANKSGDATATTVIKGVKSIPTSGWVINIHQSTKDLTVVASGDVTTK is encoded by the coding sequence ATGACATCAAAGACATTAGCTACAGTTGCTTCCGTAATTACTGTCGCAACGTTTGGATTAGCCGGTTGCGGAACCAGTAACAGCACTAGTAATACCGTAGGCAATATCACCACGAATGGTTCATCTGTTACCCAAAATTCAACAAGTACTTCAACATCAAACGCTGCAAAAACCGGTACAAAGAGTGTTGCCAAAACAGCTGCTACGTCGGCTATTGCAACCCTTGACTCAACAAAAGGAAATAAGGTCAAAGGCACAGCTACCTTGTCGCTGAATCCTAAAACACATCAGTTAACTGTTATAGTTACCGCTTCCGGACTGGCACCGAACAGTGTACATCCTGAGCATATTCATAGTGGTACGACTACAAAAACAGGCCCAATAGTCTACGCTTTAGGGGATTTGACTGCAAACAAGAGCGGGGATGCAACTGCAACAACCGTTATTAAAGGTGTAAAGAGTATTCCTACAAGTGGATGGGTGATTAATATCCATCAAAGCACGAAGGATTTAACCGTGGTCGCCAGCGGAGACGTCACAACTAAGTAA
- a CDS encoding IS4 family transposase — translation MDKDSTKSVFAEYVLPLNVSSILQELDHLKLDRYVKKLGVIPFIRLIVFAQVNQIPSLTDISLELEANESLQKELALDSISASQLSRKLRETPSTFLDFVFRQCVEQITRQVGIKRANEKLRRINLVDSSTISMCLSQYPWAEFRRTKAGVKLHLRLVFLDHQVAPDKVILTPAKPADKTQMDALVVVEPDALNVFDRGYVDYRKFDAYCANKTKFVTRLKDNAVIHEVIEERTVPDDSPVTREALVRLGSYPNYVMKYTLRLIETTDSEGKRVVILTNDMAMDAEQICDVYRKRWQIELFFKWVKQHLVLKRLYGKSENAVYNQLLIALITYCLLILIQAKVSHNGKLLDVYKCLRLYWERSFSEFVKALYKSPGRTSKGRRRCKVDNIFEQTVRQYIDGETEHLETVTYDLI, via the coding sequence ATGGACAAGGATTCCACAAAATCTGTGTTTGCGGAATATGTTCTTCCGCTGAACGTCAGTTCCATATTGCAGGAATTAGATCATCTCAAGCTCGATCGGTACGTCAAGAAGCTCGGCGTTATTCCATTCATTAGGCTCATCGTCTTCGCCCAGGTCAACCAGATCCCGTCCCTGACGGATATCAGTTTAGAGCTGGAAGCCAATGAATCCCTTCAGAAGGAATTGGCGCTGGATTCTATTAGTGCCTCACAGTTATCCAGGAAGTTGCGGGAAACTCCTTCAACATTTTTGGATTTCGTTTTCCGTCAATGCGTTGAACAGATTACGCGTCAGGTCGGCATAAAGCGAGCGAATGAGAAGCTCAGACGGATTAACCTGGTTGACTCATCAACCATTTCAATGTGTCTCTCGCAGTATCCATGGGCAGAGTTTCGCAGGACCAAAGCCGGTGTGAAATTGCACTTGCGTTTGGTGTTTCTAGACCACCAAGTCGCGCCGGACAAGGTGATTCTCACACCTGCCAAACCTGCAGACAAAACGCAGATGGATGCGTTGGTGGTCGTGGAGCCCGATGCGCTCAACGTCTTCGACCGTGGCTATGTGGATTACCGAAAGTTCGATGCGTACTGTGCAAACAAAACAAAGTTTGTCACGCGGCTCAAAGACAACGCGGTCATTCACGAAGTCATTGAGGAACGAACCGTGCCGGACGATTCACCAGTCACCAGAGAAGCCTTGGTGCGCTTGGGGAGTTACCCAAATTACGTTATGAAGTACACCCTGCGGTTGATTGAAACCACGGACAGTGAAGGCAAGCGCGTCGTGATTCTGACGAACGACATGGCGATGGATGCGGAGCAAATCTGCGACGTGTATCGAAAGCGTTGGCAAATCGAGTTGTTTTTTAAATGGGTCAAGCAACATCTCGTACTCAAGCGGCTCTACGGCAAGAGTGAAAATGCCGTGTATAACCAACTGCTGATTGCGCTGATTACATACTGCCTGTTGATTCTTATACAGGCGAAGGTGTCCCATAACGGCAAGCTGCTCGACGTCTACAAATGTTTACGTCTTTACTGGGAGCGAAGCTTTTCGGAGTTTGTGAAGGCGTTGTACAAGAGCCCAGGTCGAACATCCAAGGGCAGACGACGATGCAAGGTGGACAACATCTTCGAGCAAACGGTGCGGCAGTACATAGACGGTGAAACGGAGCATCTCGAGACCGTGACCTACGACCTAATATAA
- a CDS encoding helix-turn-helix domain-containing protein, with product MGLKARLNLDKLLAEKGMSQRELARITGIRQPSINDMCNGKYDRHVPLKNIALICEALNEPVEKLIVLERVEDN from the coding sequence ATGGGACTCAAAGCGAGGTTAAATTTGGATAAGCTGTTGGCTGAAAAGGGCATGTCACAACGCGAATTAGCACGTATTACAGGAATAAGACAACCGTCGATAAATGATATGTGCAATGGGAAATACGACCGTCATGTGCCACTAAAGAATATCGCGCTGATATGTGAGGCGTTGAACGAGCCGGTGGAGAAATTAATCGTACTGGAACGTGTAGAGGATAACTAA
- a CDS encoding VIT1/CCC1 transporter family protein — MEHAERHFTGSEFIRDIVIGMSDGLTVPFALAAGLSGTVSQTSLVVIAGMSEIAAGCIAMGLGGYLAANTDREHYFSELRREEREIDEVPGREREEVRSLLLQWGVPEENVETTVNAISQNRKNWIDFMMKFELGLEEPDPKRAVRSSITIAISYIVGGIIPLAPYIFIHHANTALVTSVIITLIALFIFGFVKGRFTGVNPFKSAIQTLLVGGIAAAAAFGLAKVFAG; from the coding sequence ATGGAGCATGCAGAACGTCATTTCACAGGCTCAGAATTTATTCGAGATATTGTTATTGGAATGTCAGACGGCTTGACGGTCCCATTTGCCTTAGCTGCCGGCTTATCAGGAACGGTATCTCAAACTTCTTTGGTAGTGATTGCTGGGATGTCCGAAATCGCCGCAGGCTGTATTGCCATGGGGTTGGGCGGATATCTCGCTGCCAATACAGACCGCGAACACTATTTTTCCGAGCTCCGTCGTGAGGAACGTGAAATCGACGAAGTGCCGGGCAGGGAAAGAGAAGAAGTCAGGTCACTTCTCTTACAGTGGGGCGTTCCCGAGGAAAATGTGGAAACAACCGTCAATGCCATCAGTCAAAATCGGAAAAACTGGATCGACTTTATGATGAAATTCGAGCTAGGTCTTGAGGAACCCGATCCAAAACGAGCGGTGCGCAGCTCGATTACCATTGCAATTTCCTATATCGTTGGTGGTATTATTCCGCTTGCTCCGTATATCTTTATACACCATGCCAATACTGCCCTAGTGACTTCCGTGATAATTACACTGATAGCCCTGTTTATTTTCGGATTTGTGAAAGGCAGATTCACAGGGGTCAATCCATTCAAGAGCGCGATTCAAACATTGCTTGTGGGTGGCATTGCGGCTGCCGCTGCTTTCGGTTTGGCAAAAGTATTTGCTGGATGA
- a CDS encoding nucleoside triphosphate pyrophosphohydrolase family protein: MKNDEIRNVIQYIMDEVHQTAVSKGWYENPVAFTTHIALAHSELSEALEADRKNHGEDKVAEELADVLIRTLDMAAAHNLDLAGALVAKMEMNKGRSYRHGGLKY, translated from the coding sequence ATGAAAAACGATGAAATCCGTAATGTGATTCAATACATCATGGACGAAGTTCACCAAACAGCAGTAAGCAAAGGCTGGTATGAAAATCCTGTAGCCTTCACCACGCACATTGCCTTGGCTCACAGCGAATTATCCGAAGCCTTAGAAGCAGACCGCAAGAACCACGGCGAAGACAAGGTTGCTGAAGAACTTGCTGACGTACTAATTCGCACACTAGACATGGCAGCTGCACACAATTTAGATTTGGCAGGTGCGCTTGTTGCCAAGATGGAAATGAACAAAGGTCGAAGTTACCGTCACGGTGGACTAAAGTATTGA
- a CDS encoding H-type small acid-soluble spore protein yields MDIHRAKEIMESPQIINVEYRGVAVHIDQVFESNAYAEIHYEDGTVANAPLSDLREN; encoded by the coding sequence ATGGATATCCATCGAGCTAAAGAAATTATGGAATCGCCCCAGATTATCAATGTAGAGTACCGCGGTGTTGCTGTTCATATTGATCAAGTGTTCGAGTCCAACGCATATGCCGAAATCCATTACGAGGATGGCACAGTAGCAAATGCTCCTCTTAGTGATTTACGTGAGAACTGA
- a CDS encoding site-specific integrase, with amino-acid sequence MSELMVQNTHTEVGTPKTALDYISESKSTNTRLAYHKDWMSFITYCQQHNLTSLPATPQTIGEYIADLANNGRKISTIKRHIASISQAHQTAGLETPTRTAYVRDLIKGIANTNGSASHSKKAAVINDIRLMVDTLDDRLIGIRDRALLLIGFAGAFRRSELVALNVEDIEITRDGLAITIRRSKTDQEGQGRKVGIPYGSHTETCPVRAYVAWLSGSGIVEGAVFRSIDRHGNMKDRMSDKAVAIVVKRAAESAELDATQYAGHSLRSGFATTAAENDVSERAIMRQTGHKSVQMVRRYIQEGELFKHNAAAEIGL; translated from the coding sequence ATGTCAGAGTTGATGGTACAGAACACACATACCGAAGTGGGTACACCTAAAACAGCACTGGACTATATCAGCGAGTCCAAGTCGACCAATACTCGCTTGGCGTACCACAAGGACTGGATGTCCTTCATTACGTATTGTCAACAACACAACCTGACATCACTACCTGCCACACCACAAACTATCGGCGAATATATTGCTGACCTAGCAAACAATGGTCGTAAGATCAGCACAATCAAACGTCATATCGCTTCCATATCGCAGGCACACCAGACAGCAGGACTTGAGACACCTACCCGTACTGCATATGTGCGTGACCTCATCAAGGGCATAGCCAATACGAACGGTTCAGCCTCACACAGTAAGAAAGCAGCTGTCATCAACGACATTCGCTTAATGGTGGATACATTGGATGACCGATTGATCGGCATTCGTGATCGTGCGTTGCTGCTGATTGGATTCGCCGGTGCGTTCCGACGTTCTGAATTGGTCGCATTGAACGTGGAGGACATCGAGATCACACGTGACGGATTGGCCATTACCATTCGCCGCAGTAAGACCGACCAGGAAGGCCAAGGACGTAAAGTAGGCATCCCGTATGGATCGCATACTGAAACGTGTCCTGTACGTGCGTATGTAGCGTGGTTGTCTGGATCAGGCATTGTTGAAGGGGCTGTGTTCCGCAGCATTGACCGCCACGGCAATATGAAGGATAGAATGTCAGATAAGGCCGTAGCAATCGTTGTGAAGCGTGCCGCTGAATCAGCAGAACTCGATGCAACTCAATACGCTGGTCACAGTTTGCGTAGCGGATTTGCCACGACTGCAGCGGAAAACGACGTATCAGAACGTGCTATCATGCGTCAAACGGGACATAAGTCGGTGCAGATGGTTCGTCGATACATCCAAGAGGGTGAATTGTTTAAACACAATGCAGCTGCTGAAATAGGGCTGTAA
- a CDS encoding helix-turn-helix domain-containing protein produces the protein MIRLELQRILDKQGLTQTALAETSGVRQARISHICRGYVERLELKHIDAICKALDVEPWEWIMYEKD, from the coding sequence ATGATTAGATTGGAATTGCAACGTATTTTAGACAAGCAAGGCCTTACACAAACAGCACTTGCTGAAACATCTGGTGTACGACAAGCACGTATTAGCCATATATGTAGGGGATACGTTGAGCGTCTAGAGTTGAAACACATCGATGCAATATGTAAGGCGTTGGATGTTGAACCGTGGGAATGGATAATGTACGAGAAGGACTAA
- a CDS encoding APC family permease — protein MYKEFPWLHPVLICIIIAAIAFGLFNFGNVKRILVGRPIRSRELNQPHMKLVWLIALPILAADLYSSVAYGPEAGITELAHLGTNAKWIILPITASTVILLAFLITSYIMGVMAYPSGGGAYAIGKDNFKKPVVSLIAASALLVDYVLTVAVSVSSGIQTMASSYPVLSGHETLLSILCVFIILLINLRGVSESAKVFAYPTFIFMACMILLIVAGFIDELHHGFVQPVTPPFGTIPQGLTAMLMLRAFSSACSSLTGIETISNAVPIFREGKNGAIRAYIALGVITGVTLLGFAYHLYVKGISVNPNNTMLSQLAGLYFGHGLIYQIIIIFTFVVLILAANSTFTGFPQLAALVAKDRFLPRSLALRGDRLGYSNGMIVLAALAALLIEVFHAQTNALIPLYAIGVFVAFTIAQLGLTKRWLRVRGHLWKVKATINAFGALVTALVAVIFAVTKFTGGAWIVLIVLPVLIFCAMKIRKHYDEIADELRIDLETIHPHKHRILSVVLISGIHRIVVETISFAQSSSQDVIALYIGFDDESIERMEQKWKAWGSPCRLVTVKSEYRSLLYPLSKFLRRLENYEGENPTIFSY, from the coding sequence ATGTACAAAGAGTTTCCTTGGCTTCATCCCGTTTTGATTTGCATTATCATTGCAGCAATCGCCTTCGGATTGTTCAATTTTGGAAACGTGAAACGAATACTTGTAGGTCGCCCTATCCGTTCTCGGGAACTTAATCAGCCACATATGAAACTGGTTTGGCTCATTGCACTGCCAATTCTCGCTGCAGATCTGTATTCATCCGTGGCCTATGGTCCCGAAGCTGGAATAACCGAATTGGCACACTTAGGCACAAATGCAAAATGGATTATACTTCCAATAACTGCTTCAACAGTCATCCTGCTCGCTTTTCTAATCACATCGTACATTATGGGTGTTATGGCTTATCCCAGCGGCGGCGGTGCTTATGCAATTGGCAAGGACAACTTTAAGAAGCCGGTTGTTTCGCTCATCGCCGCAAGTGCCTTGCTTGTAGACTATGTACTAACGGTCGCCGTTTCCGTTTCTTCGGGAATTCAAACCATGGCTTCGTCATACCCAGTCCTCTCTGGCCATGAAACGTTGCTTTCGATTTTATGTGTCTTCATTATCTTATTAATCAACCTGCGTGGGGTATCGGAGTCAGCAAAGGTTTTTGCTTATCCGACATTCATTTTCATGGCGTGTATGATCCTTCTAATCGTAGCTGGATTCATTGACGAACTTCACCATGGATTTGTGCAACCAGTAACCCCTCCTTTTGGAACGATTCCTCAAGGACTCACGGCCATGCTCATGCTCCGAGCCTTTAGTTCAGCCTGTTCGTCTCTTACGGGGATTGAGACCATCTCTAATGCAGTTCCCATTTTCCGAGAAGGGAAAAATGGTGCGATTCGGGCCTATATCGCATTAGGTGTCATCACGGGTGTGACGTTGCTTGGATTCGCCTATCACCTGTATGTTAAGGGGATATCAGTCAATCCAAATAACACGATGCTGTCTCAACTGGCAGGCTTATATTTTGGCCACGGATTGATTTACCAGATCATTATCATCTTCACTTTTGTGGTTCTCATTTTAGCCGCCAATTCCACCTTTACTGGGTTTCCTCAACTGGCTGCTTTGGTCGCTAAAGATCGATTTTTACCAAGGTCCCTGGCACTTCGTGGAGACAGGTTAGGATACTCAAACGGAATGATTGTGCTTGCTGCACTTGCGGCCCTGCTTATTGAAGTATTTCATGCGCAAACCAATGCGCTAATTCCACTCTACGCCATCGGTGTATTTGTGGCATTCACCATTGCGCAATTGGGTCTCACAAAGCGTTGGTTAAGGGTTCGAGGGCACCTTTGGAAGGTCAAAGCGACAATTAACGCATTTGGTGCTTTGGTTACAGCACTCGTCGCCGTCATCTTTGCAGTGACAAAGTTTACAGGTGGTGCTTGGATTGTTCTGATCGTTTTACCGGTATTAATCTTTTGCGCAATGAAAATTCGGAAACATTACGATGAAATTGCAGACGAACTTCGCATCGATCTAGAAACAATTCATCCTCACAAACATCGTATTCTTTCCGTTGTACTGATTTCGGGTATTCATCGTATCGTTGTCGAAACAATTTCATTCGCCCAAAGCAGTAGTCAAGATGTGATTGCCCTGTACATTGGATTTGATGATGAATCCATCGAAAGGATGGAGCAAAAATGGAAGGCATGGGGCTCACCATGCAGACTTGTAACCGTAAAAAGTGAATATCGATCACTTCTTTACCCACTATCCAAGTTTCTACGTCGATTGGAGAATTATGAAGGGGAAAACCCGACCATATTCAGCTATTAA
- a CDS encoding acetamidase/formamidase family protein has translation MPKTHYFPKDTVHYTWDKSHEPLLRIQSGDTVIFETRDVSDRQFGPNSTTEDVANLNWDKVYPLSGPVFVEGAEPGDTLAIEILHMNPLGWGWTAVLPGLGLLAEDFPDAYLRTFDLSDGKYVHFREDIKIPIEPFFGTMGVCPKDADGQPIMPPGTFGGNLDTRQLTPGTTLYLPVQVAGALFSCGDAHAAQGDGEVCVTGLECPMYATLRFNLIKNQSIPAPQFETAGALTSKVNHAGFYGTTGVASDLMVAAKDALRAMVKHISNKYEMTPEDAYLLSSLCVDLKISEVVDAGQYVVSAVLPLAVFQR, from the coding sequence ATGCCGAAAACGCACTATTTTCCTAAGGACACTGTCCACTATACGTGGGATAAGTCACATGAACCGTTGCTACGGATCCAAAGTGGTGACACAGTCATTTTTGAAACTAGAGATGTAAGTGACCGACAATTTGGGCCTAATTCGACCACAGAGGATGTAGCCAATCTAAACTGGGATAAGGTATATCCGTTGTCTGGTCCGGTATTCGTCGAAGGTGCTGAGCCTGGGGATACGTTGGCTATCGAGATATTGCATATGAATCCTTTAGGATGGGGTTGGACAGCTGTACTACCTGGACTAGGTTTACTGGCAGAGGATTTCCCCGACGCGTATTTACGTACATTTGATTTGTCAGATGGGAAATACGTGCATTTTCGAGAGGACATCAAGATACCCATCGAACCTTTTTTCGGAACCATGGGTGTGTGTCCTAAGGATGCTGACGGTCAACCAATTATGCCACCTGGTACATTCGGAGGTAATCTCGATACACGGCAGTTGACTCCAGGTACAACTCTTTATCTCCCTGTCCAAGTTGCAGGTGCATTATTCAGTTGTGGTGATGCCCATGCAGCTCAAGGCGATGGTGAAGTTTGCGTTACTGGGCTTGAATGTCCTATGTACGCCACTCTTCGTTTCAATCTTATCAAGAATCAATCGATTCCAGCCCCTCAGTTCGAAACTGCAGGAGCACTTACTTCGAAAGTTAACCACGCTGGTTTTTATGGAACAACGGGCGTTGCTTCTGACCTAATGGTAGCCGCAAAAGATGCCCTTCGCGCTATGGTAAAGCACATTTCTAATAAATACGAGATGACACCAGAAGATGCATATCTTCTTTCCAGTCTGTGTGTGGATTTAAAGATATCCGAAGTAGTCGACGCTGGACAATACGTTGTTAGTGCAGTTTTGCCTTTGGCTGTATTCCAAAGATAG